In one window of Microbacterium natoriense DNA:
- a CDS encoding helix-turn-helix domain-containing protein, whose translation MTHASELGEFLRLRRAALQPADVGVVGYGIRRVPGLRREEIAMLAGVSTTYYTRLEQGQSVNASESVIQSIARALNLTADERIHLFDLARARSAPRRRPPTKPDRARPGTLTLINSLPNTPAVIIGRRSEVLGWNALGHRLVAGHLDVDSPAHPETRPNTTRMMFMDDHTRELYGRWDEEAERAVSSLRVLAAKDPDDIEMTALVGELCLKSPEFGRLWARHPVTACVSGAKYFQHPDVGDFELAFEVLSPPDEPMHRVLLFTPEPGSAAERAVQLLAREVELAEDAEQWPRGRAGLRSDR comes from the coding sequence ATGACACACGCAAGCGAGCTCGGCGAGTTCCTCCGGTTGCGCCGCGCGGCCTTGCAGCCGGCCGATGTCGGTGTCGTGGGTTACGGCATCCGACGCGTGCCAGGGTTGAGGCGCGAGGAGATCGCGATGCTCGCGGGCGTGAGCACCACGTACTACACACGCCTCGAGCAGGGGCAGAGCGTCAACGCCTCGGAGTCGGTCATCCAGTCCATCGCCCGAGCGCTGAACCTCACGGCGGACGAGCGCATCCACCTGTTCGACCTGGCTCGGGCGCGGTCGGCTCCGCGGCGCAGGCCTCCGACGAAGCCCGATCGCGCACGCCCCGGCACGCTGACACTGATCAACTCCCTGCCGAACACGCCCGCGGTGATCATCGGCAGACGCAGTGAAGTGCTCGGATGGAACGCCCTCGGACATCGGCTCGTCGCGGGACATCTCGACGTCGACAGCCCGGCGCATCCCGAGACTCGCCCTAACACCACTCGCATGATGTTCATGGACGACCACACGCGCGAGCTCTACGGGCGCTGGGACGAGGAGGCCGAACGGGCCGTCTCGTCGTTGCGCGTCCTGGCCGCGAAAGACCCCGACGACATCGAGATGACCGCGCTCGTCGGTGAGCTGTGCCTGAAGAGTCCGGAGTTCGGTCGGCTCTGGGCAAGGCATCCCGTCACCGCCTGCGTGTCGGGCGCCAAGTACTTCCAACATCCGGATGTGGGGGATTTCGAACTCGCGTTCGAGGTGCTGAGCCCGCCCGATGAACCGATGCATCGCGTGCTGCTGTTCACGCCCGAACCCGGATCGGCGGCCGAGAGGGCAGTGCAGCTCTTGGCTCGAGAAGTCGAGCTCGCGGAGGACGCCGAGCAGTGGCCGCGGGGGAGAGCGGGCCTCAGATCAGACCGCTGA
- a CDS encoding MFS transporter, producing the protein MTTNNSLTADIDSPEHPPGMTGKQRIALVVLLTASFTLAVDFSVLNVALPAIGADLGFTIENLQWIATSFALCAAGFTLLMGRIADLAGRRRMFLIGMVLLGAGSLLGGLATTAELLLAARVAQGFATAIVIPAALSLLLGTFAEGRARDRALGLNGSLMAAGFTTGAILGGFLTDLLSWRWAFLINVPIAAAVLVVAPVVLQESRRTRRTALDIPGAITVTLGLLALVFGLTSAAESSWTGSITLISLALAVLLLGSFVLIERRSPFPLVPLPIVVRPNVAWGNVAGVLAFATETSLVFLLTIYLQKVLGYTPLAAGLSFAALGIGTVIGGLVGPRIIARFGSKAAIVGGFVVQGSATMPLALLSDAAASAWLLLGVTFIGGVANLVVIVGFMVTATSGLRAQDQGLGTGLATMSQQVGIVLGTPVMSAVLAVVVLRSDVASSDAVLSGVTTAIWVNGGICLAAAAVIWVFLRPQEN; encoded by the coding sequence ATGACCACGAACAACTCCCTCACCGCGGACATCGATTCCCCGGAGCACCCGCCCGGGATGACGGGCAAGCAGCGGATCGCGCTCGTCGTGCTGCTCACAGCGAGTTTCACGCTCGCGGTCGACTTCTCCGTGCTCAACGTCGCGCTGCCCGCCATCGGTGCCGACCTCGGGTTCACCATCGAGAATCTGCAGTGGATCGCCACCTCGTTCGCGCTCTGCGCCGCCGGTTTCACCCTGCTCATGGGTCGCATCGCTGATCTGGCGGGCCGCCGTCGGATGTTCCTGATCGGAATGGTCCTCCTCGGCGCCGGATCTCTCCTCGGTGGTCTCGCCACGACCGCCGAGCTCCTGCTCGCCGCCAGGGTCGCTCAAGGATTCGCCACGGCGATCGTCATTCCGGCAGCGCTGTCCCTGCTCCTGGGAACCTTCGCCGAGGGGCGGGCCCGAGACAGGGCCCTGGGACTGAACGGTTCCCTCATGGCCGCCGGTTTCACCACAGGGGCGATTCTCGGAGGATTCCTCACCGACCTCCTCTCCTGGCGCTGGGCGTTCCTCATCAACGTGCCCATCGCCGCCGCGGTGCTGGTCGTCGCTCCCGTGGTCTTGCAGGAGAGCCGCAGGACCAGGCGGACCGCGCTCGACATCCCGGGCGCGATCACCGTGACTCTCGGACTGCTCGCCCTGGTGTTCGGGCTCACTTCCGCGGCGGAGTCATCGTGGACGGGATCGATCACCCTCATCTCCCTGGCCCTCGCCGTCCTCCTTCTCGGCTCGTTCGTGCTCATCGAACGCAGATCGCCCTTCCCCCTGGTGCCGCTGCCGATCGTCGTCCGACCGAACGTCGCATGGGGCAACGTGGCCGGAGTCCTCGCCTTCGCGACAGAGACCTCGCTCGTCTTCCTGCTCACGATCTATCTGCAGAAGGTGCTCGGGTACACCCCACTCGCTGCGGGGCTCTCGTTCGCGGCTCTGGGCATCGGGACGGTGATCGGCGGTCTCGTCGGCCCCCGGATCATCGCGCGTTTCGGCAGCAAGGCGGCGATCGTGGGCGGCTTCGTCGTCCAGGGCTCCGCGACGATGCCGCTCGCGCTGTTGTCGGATGCCGCGGCATCCGCCTGGCTGCTGCTCGGCGTCACCTTCATCGGCGGCGTGGCGAACCTCGTCGTGATCGTCGGATTCATGGTCACCGCCACGTCGGGACTCCGAGCTCAGGACCAAGGTCTGGGCACAGGACTGGCCACCATGAGCCAGCAGGTGGGAATCGTACTCGGCACACCCGTCATGAGCGCCGTGTTGGCCGTCGTGGTCCTGCGCAGCGACGTCGCGTCGTCGGACGCGGTGCTCTCCGGAGTCACCACAGCGATCTGGGTGAACGGCGGGATCTGTCTCGCCGCAGCCGCCGTCATCTGGGTCTTCCTACGTCCGCAGGAGAATTGA
- a CDS encoding alpha/beta fold hydrolase: MTREFRWRGRTVRWDRAGSGPAVVFLHGTPWSSQLWAPIAATLAGQFTVYLWDMPGYGASSKDASHPVDLGVQGELFAALLEHWGVERPHVVAHDFGGAVALRARLHHGAEYQSLCLVDVVALSPWGSPFFRLVKENVAVFEQLPPDVHRGALEAYIGGASHRGLRPDDLSVLAEPWLDATGQAAFYRQIAEADERFTEDVEPHYGDIDEPVHIIWGTEDSWIPSDRAQRLGELIPHASVVLIEEAGHLIQLDAPAALAAELGRWLSRVDR, from the coding sequence TTGACGCGAGAGTTCCGGTGGCGTGGACGGACGGTCCGGTGGGATCGTGCCGGGTCCGGGCCAGCCGTCGTCTTTCTTCACGGAACGCCCTGGTCGTCACAGCTGTGGGCGCCGATCGCTGCCACTCTCGCGGGTCAGTTCACGGTCTACCTCTGGGACATGCCGGGTTACGGCGCCTCCTCCAAGGACGCTTCTCATCCGGTCGATCTCGGTGTGCAGGGCGAACTGTTCGCCGCTCTGCTCGAGCACTGGGGCGTCGAACGTCCGCATGTGGTCGCGCATGACTTCGGAGGGGCGGTGGCTCTGCGTGCGCGGCTGCATCATGGAGCGGAGTATCAGTCGCTGTGCCTCGTCGACGTGGTCGCGCTCTCGCCATGGGGATCTCCGTTCTTCAGGCTGGTCAAAGAGAACGTCGCCGTATTCGAACAGCTGCCTCCGGACGTGCATCGTGGTGCGCTCGAGGCCTACATCGGCGGTGCGAGTCATCGCGGGCTGCGCCCCGACGATCTGAGCGTGCTCGCCGAACCATGGCTCGACGCGACCGGTCAGGCAGCTTTCTACCGGCAGATCGCCGAAGCCGACGAGCGCTTCACCGAGGACGTCGAGCCGCACTACGGCGACATCGATGAACCGGTGCACATCATCTGGGGCACGGAGGATTCCTGGATCCCGAGTGACCGGGCGCAGCGTCTCGGCGAACTGATCCCCCACGCGTCGGTCGTGCTGATCGAGGAAGCGGGACACCTCATTCAACTCGATGCGCCGGCGGCACTCGCCGCAGAGCTCGGCAGATGGTTGAGTCGGGTCGACCGATGA